The Pempheris klunzingeri isolate RE-2024b chromosome 1, fPemKlu1.hap1, whole genome shotgun sequence genome includes a region encoding these proteins:
- the hipk3b gene encoding homeodomain-interacting protein kinase 3, translated as MVWIHKSITCSEKPWIILIVTLCEGMASQVLVYPPHIYQTQTSAFSSVKKLKVEPSSCVYHERAHPRTYLNSRTLGIVQPTKQAHSFASRDLAVGVKVRGGQEYPVQTVVVRGVQRQQPGKRGGGGPGSAAAQQRQDAGVVHSQGKEQQQTDTASGGSSGATGAGGGGRGEGCRGEGEGGGEDEGDREVNCGGLNSADSSQRCGLKRKSEELDNRGSTMQIVEELSMLPAMLQTTNVGNATMTAPVPTGAGGGPSKQGVGPGGVGAAGGTGGGDGDYQVVQHEVLCSMKNTYEVLDFLGRGTFGQVVKCWKRGTGEVVAVKILKNHPSYARQGQIEVGILARLSGENADEHNLVRAFECFQHRSHTCLVFEMLEQNLYDFLKQNKFSPLPLKVIRPVLQQVATALKKLKNMGLIHADLKPENIMLVDPVRQPYRVKVIDFGSASHVSKAVCSTYLQSRYYRAPEIILGLPFCEAIDMWSLGCVIAELFLGWPLYPGALEYDQIRYISQTQGLPGEHLLNAGTKTARFFCKESDSPYAAWRLKSTDEHETETGMKSKEARKYIFSCLDDIAHVNLVMNLEGCDLLAEKADRREFVGLLKKMLLIDAEERIAPAEALSHPFVTMQHLLDFPHSNHVKSCFHIMDVCWTRPSAYEAANRNKGPFVRPVTTTAAASVNHPFNKMTGVHAQGLAPSAPSVMHPGIPLQTGSGQFGCNDSFQQALILCPPTIQGIPTNTAKPAGYPVRMEASVPLVTQAPPIQPIQIRPGVITQAWSNRAQQILVPTWQQVTSVPPPPTTLASDTVAGSQRLGDWGKVRPHGNHYSSMIAHPQPFLTNQMTMSTHQPINIGIAHVVWPQPAANKRAKPCVNRGSNFSQNTNIQNLACQSPKMADTAKNVEEVEEEEARCPEVGRTAREEQGTERVEEDDEENCCKVEPDCEELSVSQEQRQAMVISDLASPTVSVISISSDEEESTQRHSMGECKGSADCEACQSTVSMERVCSLSSPDSTLSTSSSASAQSSTSPCKHPNSMSDDEQESGCDTVDSSPASDASGHSNSPFTERRFIAGSNQNCEPRVACVAPETEPSKPTVRTVVVPPMRVQNNNNNNPVVSEAHGNTVLESSCQSKGRGIPGRQHHHSTPILNRPQKITPAFQPQQQQPIGFGQVQHFGSCHQEWNGNFAHRRPQAYIPPTMHGHTFTLSHSSPNHTTGPHPHLGGHPHSQPTLLSYPPSGPLVTAAPVAHLLASPVASRPVLQPTYSISHPAGIVHQVTVGINPRLLPSPTLHPQGQFKPLFPPHSYIASPAYASFPLSPTKINQYPYI; from the exons ATGGTATGGATTCATAAGTCCATAACATGTTCAGAGAAGCCCTGGATTATACTTATAGTGACTCTATGTGAAG gtATGGCCTCACAAGTCTTGGTCTACCCACCACACATTTATCAAACCCAGACAAGTGCCTTTAGCAGTGTGAAGAAACTCAAAGTTGAGCCCAGCAGCTGTGTGTACCATGAGAGGGCACACCCGCGGACTTATCTGAACAGCAGAACCCTTGGCATAGTGCAACCAACAAAACAAGCCCACTCATTTGCGAGCCGAGACTTGGCAGTGGGTGTGAAAGTGCGTGGAGGACAAGAGTACCCGGTGCAGACGGTGGTGGTGCGTGGTGTACAGAGACAGCAGCCCGgtaaaagaggaggaggaggaccaggcTCAGCTGCGGCCCAGCAGCGACAGGACGCAGGGGTTGTCCACTCGCAGGgcaaggagcagcagcagacagacacagcaagTGGGGGCAGCAGTGGAGCAACaggggcaggaggagggggaaggggaGAGGGCTGCAGGGGAGAAGgtgagggaggtggagaggacGAGGGTGATAGAGAAGTGAACTGTGGAGGTTTGAACTCAGCTGACAGCTCTCAGCGATGTGGGCTGAAACGTAAGAGTGAGGAGCTGGATAACCGAGGGAGCACCATGCAGATTGTGGAGGAACTGTCAATGTTGCCTGCCATGTTGCAAACGACGAATGTGGGGAATGCAACCATGACTGCGCCTGTGCCCACGGGGGCAGGAGGGGGCCCCTCTAAACAGGGTGTAGGGCCTGGGGGTGTGGGTGCAGCAGGGGGGACgggaggaggggatggagaCTATCAGGTAGTACAGCATGAAGTCCTGTGTTCCATGAAGAATACTTATGAAGTGCTGGATTTCTTGGGACGTGGCACATTTGGCCAGGTTGTTAAGTGCTGGAAGAGGGGCACGGGCGAGGTAGTGGCTGTGAAGATCCTGAAGAACCACCCTTCATATGCACGGCAGGGTCAAATTGAAGTTGGCATCCTTGCTCGTCTGAGTGGGGAGAATGCAGATGAGCACAACCTGGTGCGAGCCTTTGAATGCTTCCAGCACCGCAGCCACACCTGCCTGGTATTTGAGATGCTTGAGCAGAACCTGTATGATTTTCTGAAGCAGAATAAGTTCAGCCCGCTGCCCCTGAAAGTGATCAGACCTGTACTACAGCAGGTAGCTACAGCTCTGAAAAAGCTGAAGAACATGGGTCTGATTCATGCAGATCTCAAGCCGGAGAACATAATGCTGGTGGACCCAGTGAGGCAACCCTACAGGGTGAAGGTGATAGACTTTGGCTCAGCCAGTCACGTGTCCAAGGCGGTGTGCTCCACGTACCTCCAGTCTCGGTACTATAG GGCTCCAGAGATTATTTTGGGATTGCCGTTTTGTGAAGCCATAGACATGTGGTCCCTAGGCTGTGTGATTGCTGAACTTTTCCTGGGCTGGCCCCTTTACCCCGGGGCCCTGGAGTATGACCAG ATTCGCTACATTTCTCAGACACAAGGTTTGCCAGGGGAACATTTATTGAATGCTGGGACAAAGACGGCACGGTTCTTTTGCAAAGAGTCCGACTCACCGTATGCAGCATGGAGACTAAAG TCAACAGATGAGCATGAGACGGAGACGGGAATGAAATCAAAGGAAGCAAGGAAGTACATCTTCAGCTGTTTGGATGACATAGCGCAC GTGAACTTGGTAATGAATCTGGAAGGTTGTGACTTGCTAGCGGAGAAGGCCGACCGTAGGGAGTTTGTGGGCCTGCTGAAGAAGATGCTGTTGATTGATGCAGAAGAGAGGATTGCACCTGCGGAAGCTCTCAGCCACCCCTTTGTGACAATGCAACACCTGCTCGACTTTCCCCATAGCAACCA TGTTAAGTCATGTTTCCACATCATGGATGTTTGCTGGACTCGTCCCAGCGCGTACGAGGctgcaaacagaaataaaggTCCCTTCGTCAGACCTGTGACCACAAccgctgctgcctctgtcaaCCACCCATTCAACAAAATGACCGGCGTCCACGCTCAA gGGTTAGCCCCATCAGCCCCCTCAGTGATGCACCCTGGGATACcactgcagacaggaagtggccAGTTTGGATGCAACGATTCATTTCAGCAGGCACTCATTCTATGTCCCCCAACCATCCAAG GAATCCCCACCAACACAGCTAAACCAGCAGGCTATCCTGTTCGAATGGAGGCTTCGGTGCCTCTGGTCACTCAAGCACCCCCCATCCAGCCCATACAAATCAGACCTGGAGTCATCACACAG GCCTGGTCCAACCGTGCACAGCAGATCTTGGTGCCCACTTGGCAGCAGGTGACATCAGTGCCCCCACCACCAACCACTTTGGCATCTGACACTGTGGCAGGCTCACAGAGATTGGGTGACTGGGG GAAAGTGCGTCCCCATGGTAACCATTACAGCTCCATGATTGCACACCCTCAGCCGTTCTTAACCAACCAAATGACCATGTCCACCCACCAGCCAATCAACATCGGCATTGCACATGTGGTGTGGCCACAGCCAGCTGCCAACAAGAGAGCAAAGCCTTGTGTGAACAG GGGCAGCAACTTCtcccaaaacacaaacatccaaAATTTAGCATGCCAATCCCCAAAGATGGCCGATACAGCAAAGAATGTGGAGgaagtagaggaggaggaggccagaTGCCCAGAGGTAGGGCGCACTGCTAGGGAGGAGCAGGGAACAGAGCGggtggaggaggacgacgaggaGAACTGCTGTAAAGTGGAGCCAGACTGTGAGGAGCTGTCAGTTTCGCAGGAGCAGCGGCAGGCCATGGTGATCTCTGACCTTGCTAGCCCGACTGTTAGTGTTATCAGTATCAGCAGCGACGAAGAGGAgagcacacaaagacactcgATGGGGGA GTGTAAGGGTAGTGCAGATTGCGAGGCGTGCCAGAGCACTGTCAGTATGGAGAGAGTCTGCTCCCTCAGCAGTCCAGACAGCACGCTCAGCACCAGCTCCTCGGCCTCGGCCCAGTCCAGCACATCACCCTGCAAACACCCCAACAG CATGTCAGATGATGAACAGGAGAGTGGCTGTGACACAGTGGACAGCTCGCCTGCCTCAGACGCCTCTGGCCATAGCAACAGTCCATTCACAGAGCGGCGCTTCATCGCTGGCAGCAACCAGAACTGCGAGCCCCGTGTTGCGTGCGTTGCCCCGGAGACGGAGCCCAGCAAGCCAACTGTTCGTACCGTCGTGGTGCCTCCAATGAGGgtgcagaacaacaacaacaacaaccctgTTGTCAGTGAGGCGCATGGCAACACAG TCTTGGAGTCTTCATGCCAGTCCAAAGGCAGAGGCATTCCTGGGCGACAGCATCACCACTCGACTCCGATCCTCAACAGGCCGCAGAAGATCACCCCTGCATTCCAGCCCCAGCAACAGCAGCCTATAGGCTTTGGGCAG GTGCAGCATTTCGGTTCCTGCCATCAGGAATGGAACGGCAACTTTGCCCACCGGAGACCACAGGCCTATATCCCTCCCACCATGCATGGCCACACATTCACCCTCTCCCACAGCAGCCCAAACCACACTACGggcccccacccccaccttgGGGGCCACCCGCACTCCCAGCCCACCTTACTGTCCTACCCCCCCTCTGGTCCTCTGGTCACAGCTGCACCCGTGGCCCACCTCCTGGCTTCCCCCGTAGCCTCCCGCCCCGTCCTCCAGCCCACCTACAGCATCTCCCACCCGGCAGGCATTGTGCATCAGGTCACAGTGGGCATCAACCCGCGGCTGCTGCCCTCCCCTACCTTGCACCCCCAGGGCCAATTCAAGCCCCTATTTCCCCCGCACTCCTACATCGCCTCGCCAGCCTACGCCAGTTTCCCTCTCAGCCCCACCAAAATAAACCAGTACCCTTACATCTGA